In Eleutherodactylus coqui strain aEleCoq1 chromosome 11, aEleCoq1.hap1, whole genome shotgun sequence, a single window of DNA contains:
- the B3GNT9 gene encoding UDP-GlcNAc:betaGal beta-1,3-N-acetylglucosaminyltransferase 9: protein MRVRLKGEVFCTFVLLIALCTLLYALLRPTQQTSPVTPKKSKVSLPTVKPKTFLESEDSPSESKLLSEVYNAQQTSEEVKPSPTSALTVPPFDFQQYLRNKDYRNFTLLINQPNKCHQPPGESFLLIAVKSIVEDFDRRESVRKTWGRESVINGAKVRRVFLLGTPRNKTAVSMWESLLQQESHYYKDILLWDFLDTFFNLTLKEIHFLSWAEEYCSNVKFVFKGDADVFVNVENLIHFLQSQDPSEDLFVGDIINNAKPIRSRKSKYYIPETMYGLGMYPAYAGGGGFLMSGVTMKKLSKSCNEVELFPIDDVFLGMCLQRINLTPVLHAGFKTFGITKPSAAPHLETFDPCFYRDLMVVHSLKAAEIWLMWNLLHSQQPPCSQRQRIKKPFHWKRKKAKLPIKAVTRVMDKN from the coding sequence ATGAGAGTTCGGCTGAAGGgagaggtcttctgcactttcgtCCTGCTGATTGCTTTGTGCACTTTACTATACGCTTTATTGAGACCAACACAACAAACATCTCCAGTGACGCCAAAGAAATCAAAGGTCTCATTGCCAACTGTAAAGCCAAAGACGTTCTTGGAATCTGAGGATAGTCCGAGTGAGAGCAAGCTGCTCTCAGAAGTCTACAATGCCCAGCAGACAAGTGAAGAGGTTAAGCCCAGCCCTACTTCTGCGCTGACAGTGCCACCTTTTGACTTCCAGCAGTATCTTAGGAACAAAGACTACCGCAACTTCACCCTGCTAATCAATCAGCCAAATAAATGTCACCAGCCACCAGGAGAATCCTTCCTTCTTATTGCTGTGAAATCCATCGTGGAAGATTTTGATCGGCGTGAAAGTGTCCGCAAGACTTGGGGCAGAGAAAGTGTCATCAATGGAGCTAAGGTCCGAAGAGTCTTCCTTTTGGGGACTCCCAGGAATAAAACAGCAGTGTCTATGTGGGAATCCCTCTTGCAGCAAGAAAGTCATTACTATAAAGATATTTTACTTTGGGATTTTCTGGATACTTTCTTCAATTTAACCTTGAAAGAGATCCACTTCCTTAGCTGGGCGGAGGAGTATTGCAGCAACGTCAAATTTGTCTTCAAGGGCGATGCTGATGTGTTTGTCAATGTAGAGAATCTTATTCATTTTCTGCAGTCTCAGGACCCCTCGGAGGATTTGTTCGTTGGGGACATTATAAACAATGCTAAGCCAATACGATCAAGGAAAAGCAAGTACTACATACCTGAAACAATGTATGGGCTAGGAATGTATCCAGCATATGCTGGTGGAGGAGGATTCTTAATGTCGGGAGTCACAATGAAAAAGTTGTCCAAGTCCTGCAATGAAGTAGAGCTTTTCCCTATAGATGATGTGTTTCTGGGCATGTGCTTGCAAAGGATTAATCTCACACCGGTGCTTCATGCGGGTTTTAAAACATTTGGTATTACAAAGCCCTCAGCCGCTCCGCACTTAGAGACATTTGATCCTTGCTTCTACCGGGATTTAATGGTGGTGCATAGCCTTAAGGCAGCCGAAATCTGGTTAATGTGGAATCTTCTCCATAGCCAACAACCACCATGTTCTCAAAGACAGAGGATAAAGAAACCTTTCCATTGGAAAAGAAAGAAGGCAAAACTCCCAATCAAAGCAGTAACCAGGGTTATGGACAAAAATTAA